A single Anopheles funestus chromosome 2RL, idAnoFuneDA-416_04, whole genome shotgun sequence DNA region contains:
- the LOC125765424 gene encoding modular serine protease-like translates to MINTSKWILRGLLCTFVLVTRSNAASASFTRDRRKVCNYYEWKCSSGQCIESHQQCDGVIDCKDGSDETSKSCAFIRCPSYAFRCQYGACVDGNALCNGVRECADHSDEHAHCPGNSGMILASHGNCSNTEFSCHSSECIPADQVCDGQEDCPDGTDETQQLCSLVFCPSFSFRCSYGACIGGYSKCDGVIDCRDGSDEDELLCGKPFPSTTPRTMTVVISTTTTTSTTTPSPVITVTGPPGSCRVPAAPRHGRIVLDESAQNVQIMTGEFIENYNSVYIVCDDKYTMKGTATIVCLDGEWLEPFPVCEKYCSEIPINGITIEPFCEYQRRQISCKRPLPPTTRVRIGCRVGYQKPLEPVNETLNCVDGSWDSAVFRCEPICGTPTPDAEAYIIGGSNVSIAEIPWHIAIYKNLNDSTLSDLRSSDWQYVCGGSIITERLVVTAAHCFWATEGFFDKRFFRLVAGKYRRSISAIEALPPQFFQIHEILHQPQYQDFSGYYNLDIAIVVLTDFISFRTYIRPICLERNLRTESEKRIKPNSFGRVAGWGFTTSTGNLSSVLKVIEIPTVDYVTCREFSPVAYRPFLTGDKFCAGDPRTGTGVCQGDSGGGFALGKDVGGDTVYFLYGLVSSAPRAADGGCAVNKYVAFTEVQNYIPMILDAEGRYPVI, encoded by the exons ATGATTAATACAAGCAAGTGGATACTTCGGGGATTGCTTTGTACTTTTGTTCTAGTGACGCGATCGAACG CAGCATCAGCATCGTTTACACGCGATCGTCGAAAAGTGTGCAACTATTACGAATGGAAGTGCAGCAGCGGACAGTGCATCGAGTCCCACCAGCAGTGTGATGGGGTGATCGACTGCAAGGATGGATCGGACGAAACGTCCAAAAGCTGTGCCTTTATACGTTGCCCCAGCTACGCATTCCGTTGCCAGTACGGTGCTTGTGTGGATGGGAATGCACTGTGCAATGGTGTACGGGAGTGTGCCGACCATTCCGACGAACATGCACACTGTCCCGGGAATAGTGGCATGATTTTAGCGTCACACGGCAACTGCTC CAATACCGAGTTTTCCTGCCACTCGAGCGAATGTATACCGGCTGACCAGGTGTGCGATGGACAGGAGGATTGTCCGGACGGTACGGATGAAACGCAGCAGCTTTGCAGCCTTGTGTTCTGTCCATCGTTTTCATTCCGCTGCAGTTACGGTGCGTGTATCGGTGGATACTCCAAGTGTGACGGTGTGATCGACTGTCGGGATGGTTCGGATGAGGATGAGTTACTCTGTGGAAAGCCGTTCCCATCCACGACACCACGCACAATGACTGTGGTGATTTCAACAACTACCACTACCTCAACCACAACACCGAGTCCAGTAATCACCGTTACCGGACCACCGGGATCTTGTCGGGTGCCTGCAGCACCACGGCACGGACGAATCGTTTTGGACGAAAGTGCCCAAAACGTCCAAATAATGACGGGCGAGTTTATCGAAAACTATAACTCCGTGTACATAGTGTGCGATGATAAGTACACAATGAAGGGAACGGCCACGATTGTTTGTCTCGATGGGGAATGGTTGGAACCATTTCCGGTTTGTGAAA agTACTGTTCGGAAATTCCTATCAATGGAATCACGATCGAACCGTTCTGTGAGTATCAGCGACGTCAGATTTCTTGCAAGCGCCCTCTTCCTCCAACAACGCGTGTACGAATCGGTTGTCGAGTTGGCTACCAGAAACCACTCGAACCCGTCAACGAAACGCTCAACTGTGTGGACGGTTCGTGGGACAGTGCTGTGTTTCGCTGTGAACCGATATGCGGTACACCGACACCGGACGCGGAAGCGTACATTATCGGTGGTAGTAATGTATCGATCGCGGAAATACCCTGGCATATAGCGATCTACAAAAACCTAAACGATTCCACACTGTCTGATTTGCGTTCGTCCGATTGGCAGTACGTGTGTGGGGGATCTATCATTACGGAGCGGCTTGTCGTGACCGCTGCCCACTGCTTTTGGGCCACGGAAGGGTTCTTCGACAAACGCTTCTTCCGGCTGGTGGCAGGAAAGTACAGACGATCGATAAGTGCGATCGAGGCACTACCACCGCAGTTCTTTCAAATCCACGAGATACTGCATCAGCCACAGTATCAGGACTTTTCCGGTTACTACAACCTGGACATTGCGATCGTGGTGTTGACCGATTTCATATCCTTCCGCACCTACATTCGGCCAATCTGTCTCGAGCGTAATCTTCGCACCGAAAGTGAGAAACGCATCAAACCGAACAGTTTCGGTCGGGTGGCAGGTTGGGGCTTTACTACGTCCACGGGCAATCTGAGCAGTGTGCTGAAAGTGATCGAAATTCCGACGGTGGATTATGTGACGTGCCGGGAGTTCTCACCCGTCGCTTACCGGCCATTCCTGACGGGTGATAAGTTCTGTGCCGGTGATCCTCGAACGGGGACGGGCGTATGTCAGGGCGATAGTGGAGGTGGATTCGCACTGGGCAAAGATGTGGGAGGCGACACTGTGTACTTCTTGTATGGGTTGGTAAGTTCAGCGCCACGTGCAGCGGACGGTGGATGCGCAGTCAATAAGTACGTTGCCTTTACCGAGGTGCAAAACTACATTCCTATGATACTGGACGCGGAGGGTCGGTATCCCGTGATATAG